From the genome of Monomorium pharaonis isolate MP-MQ-018 chromosome 1, ASM1337386v2, whole genome shotgun sequence:
TCTCTAGAGTTGAGTCTCTCACTGACGTACTCGTCCCTTTAAGTTCTACTGGCATATTTCGTTGTTCATCCTTAtcatatgaattaaatttgattcagCTCTCAAGAATCCATGGAAAATGCTTTCATATGCCGTATTGGCTAATTGAGTCTGTCAATGGTGTTGATCTTTCAATTCCTAAAGTTTTTGtcgttgtttcttttttatctgcaaataattaattatttcatgcATCAATGTTCTCCCAAACAATCACTTCATTTTTTTAGATGAGTcaacaaaaaaagagaaagaaaggaaatgaAGTGGATCTCACGAGGGCAATCGATCAATTTTGGTCGAATGTGTCCAAACAGAGAGAGTCTCTGCAATCCACACATAGCACACAATCACCCATACTACACTCACAATCATCCGTACACAATCAAAATCCTCGCAATTTTCAACACCAATCACCAATCACAAAACATTCACAAAACATTTCGCATTCATCTACATCAACTTCAAAAACACAACCCTCCAAACATTCTATAAACACTAATAAACATACTTCTTCTGCATGCACACCTTTGCCCAAGCGCAAAGCAACTTTGCCATCCGTCCCAGAGAATGAACCGCCATCCGTCCAGGAGAATGAATTACAGATAAATAAAGGGATGAATTATGTCGTTTCAACATTTAGGtaataatattgcttttaatgaatttaatgaaagcagtaaaatattaataaaacatgtgttttattattattctaatatttataatgttgaCTTTTTTTTCAGGAAGTTTCAAGCTCAGTTAAATCGAATGGAAAACAATCAAAAGTAAGCATCTCATTCTATAGCACaaaaaacgttataaaattaacgagtttttattttagcCGGATTAAAGCAATATTAAAAGACGTCCAACGAAAGGGCCGCCCTACACGATTAAGACAACCACCGGGATGCTTCCCTTTTTCTGTGCTCGAAGAtctgattaattttaaggACGTGGACCAATAGACTTACGACAATGTggtaaatatcatttttattgttgaaTGGACATTATTAACCCATATGCTTTTgttactaatatttaatattattttcaggtcagtcactttatttatttaggtGGTATAAACCCGATTGATTCCGCAggccatttttttaaatgtgccTTTAGCGAAAAGGAAGATATCTCTTCTAGGATTACCTGGCTAGGAACTGAAAACCAACATGCCTTGAAAGGAACGCGGTTTGTAGAAGCATGTGAAGgttcaattaattttcttgtgtGTTCTTTTTTGCTGTTTTCATGTACTTacttaatttatgatattttttacagatgcTATGGCACAGAACCCGAATTATCGGAGACCTGATAATAAAGAGTTCGGGGATGCCATGAGCCGTGCTCTGAAAAGCACAAAAGAGCGgcggaaaaaatatttagccgCAAATGGAAATAACCGGCGACGTCAAAGAGACCTCGACATTATTAACGACGCTGACGAAGATGTCCAACCTCCTCAAAGACGTCGGTTGGAAAGCGCTACCCTTGAAAATACTGATTTTGTAAGTTCACGCAAAACAAcacttttcaatttatttccatttataatgaaataaaatactaaaaattagttcgtaaaatttaaaaattaattgtagaaATAAGAGCTTTCAATCACAATT
Proteins encoded in this window:
- the LOC118645084 gene encoding uncharacterized protein LOC118645084, whose product is MSQQKKRKKGNEVDLTRAIDQFWSNVSKQRESLQSTHSTQSPILHSQSSVHNQNPRNFQHQSPITKHSQNISHSSTSTSKTQPSKHSINTNKHTSSACTPLPKRKATLPSVPENEPPSVQENELQINKGMNYVVSTFRKFQAQLNRMENNQNRIKAILKDVQRKGRPTRLRQPPGCFPFSVLEDLINFKDVDQ